One uncultured Draconibacterium sp. genomic window, GCAAGCTTATCATTTTCTCCGGTTTTGGACCGATAACAGTAGCTCCATTTTCAACCAAATCCTGCACCTTCTCAAGCACAGCCAACGACAATACTTTATGATCGGGTAAAACCAAAACACGGTACTCAACTCCTCCGGGAACTTTTATTTTTCCATTTTCTGTTTTAAGCTGTAAAAAAATGGTTTCATCAGTCACATCATAGTCAAAACCTGGCATACATCCCGCAGGATCGGAATATTTAAACGGGAAGACATTGGGAACATGATCGCCGTAATAATACAAAACGTCGGCAACAAAATCACCATTCTGAATAACACTTTGTACACGGCTCATGTAATCGAAAAAAGCATCTGAATAATCCCACCAGGTTACCTGTGGATTAATGTGAGTACCTGCAAAATATTCCTGGCCCGGCAGGCCCATTTCCTGCGGAGAACAGGTAAAAGTATGCAGGTAAACACGATTTAAACCCGCACATATTTCATGATCGAACGATGATTTCTGATCGTGCCACAATTCGTCGTTCCAGTGTGGGCCAATGGTTGTAAACGATTCGGCGCCAACAATTTTTTTCCCGTAAATATGGGCTGCTGACGATGCCTGTTTCAAAAAGAAACGATTTTCCGGTTTAGGTCGGTGTGGCGAAGGAGCCCAGAATTCACTCATAACAATATCGCTGAATCCATAATTCTTAATACCATCCATTGGGCCTGCATGCGGGCCGGCTGATTCAGGCTGAACACCCATATTATACTTGTGGGCATATTCTGCAAAACGGGCATAATGATTATAAGCTACCAAATCTCCAATGGTTTTCCTGAAATCGGCAAGAAAAGCGTTGGAAGTATTGACATCCTCGATAACATACCCTCCAAGAACCGGTAAATAGTTGAGCAGCTCGTACCCCCTGTAGGTTTTAAAGTCATCGATAAAGTTGTCGGTCCAGTTCATTCCGCCGCATTCCCAACTGTCCGTTTCCATGTATTTTAATGTTTCACCAACATGATGACCTGCCGCTGAAAAGATAGGTTCAACAACATCGTTCCAGTAAAAATCGAACGCTTTGGTACTCATATAATCCAAAACATTTCCCTGCCAGTCGCCACTTGATGTGGACACTTCTGCATCGGTACAGGTATAACCAATACGCATAATGCACCACTCGCCTGCTGGTACCTTCCAACTCAAATTACCCTGCTGATCCATGTTTACAGTCAGGTTAACTATCTCGTCTCTTTTTACAACGTGTGTGGATTCCTGAGTTAAATGCCTGCCAAATGAAGACTGGTTTGTAAGCAAGAAACGGGTATCCGGTGCTGAACCTCCCAACTCGTGATAGCCTAACTTTAGATCGAGATTACTAATTACTTCTGCTGTTTTGTTTTCTTCTTTTATGGGAAAGGCCAATACAACAATATCTTTATAAAAGTCTTTCTGTGTTTTGGGTTGTTCCAGTTTTTGTTCAATATTCTCATTTCCTGAAACTTTTACTTCAGAATAAGTAAGCTGTTTCGCTGCAAATTCAGGTGTAACACTCTGACCTCCCAGGTTCCAGCCACTTTGAATATTAAATCCGATTGATAGCCCCAATCTTTCGGCTTCATCCAGAGCAAATACGAACAGCTTGTTCCATTCTTCTGAACCAAATAAAGGCCCGGCAGGAATATCTTTATTACTTCGCTGATTGTGTCCGCCGGCATCAAAGATCATTGCTCCCTGAAAGTTTTTCGACTTCATGGCCTCTAAGTCTTTTGTTATAGCCCCTTTGGTAACATTGCCATTGAGCCACCACCACCAACAGTTTATACCATATTCTGCATCAGGCTGTTTAAAATTCTTCTTTAGTGCGGTATTGTTTACTTCTGACTTTGTGCAAGCTAAAAAGAAACACAAAGCAAAAAACAGGATTATTTTTCTCATGAAATTTGAATTGCTTATTATTTTTCGAACCATTTGGAACCCTCACTTTCATTTTTCACTTAATGTTTCAAAATTCCAGGCTCTTTACGTTTTTAATCTTAACAAATCTGAACACATTCAATATCAAACATTTCGGCTATTTTTTTAAGAACAGAAGCTTTATGTCCAACTCCAATGGCACAATGATGTGCAGGTCCTTGTTTTGACCATTGATTGATAAACTCTTTTGCCCCAATGGAAAATCGGTAACGACTGTTGGTATTTCCGATTTGTAAGGTTGGTCCGGGAACCGATTCGCCTTCAGCAACCAACAAAAAAACACCATCTTTTCCCTCAACTACCGAAAGCAAAGTTACATCGCCATGTTTTACTGTCATTTGAATCGACAGGCCTTTCCCTGGTTTCCCATGGTAAACAGGTAAAGGCACAAGTTGTACCCTGCCTTCTGCAATTGCAATATGAGCAGGGCCGTCGTGACCGAGCATTACAATATCATCGTTAAAATCCATCGCATAGAATTCGGAGAAGGAACCACCTGCTCCCAAGGTGTCCAATATTTTCATGGCCTGGGCATTTTTCACCTCACATTCGCCTGCAACGGGTATATTTTTCCCGGTTAACAAGGTATTTCCTGCAATTACGGAAGTGACAATATTTTCATAATCGTTGCCTGCTTCGCCTTCGTAATAATACGCCATGGCTCCAAGCCGATGTTTGTCAACCAGTTTATCGAGAGCAACCGAAGTACGGGCAGCCCTTTCAATTTCATCAACCGGACAGGTATCCTGCACGTCAAAAGAATAATAAAATTCCTCAATCTTTGTCTGAATAGCATCTTCACCGGCTTCATCGCGGTATTTGTTTAATTCACACATCTCCAGTAATTCGATGTGCGTACCAAAAACAGTCGATTGTTTGGTAAGATCGGTGTAAACATCCAGCATCCCTCCATAATAATGGCCAAGAACACCTAGACGATTGTTCCGCATAACGTGTACTACTTTTGCGGCTTCTACCCATTCCTTTATCTCAGTCCACGCTGTTTCATCCTGAAGATATCCGGTAACAAACTCATATTTTATATCCGAACGATTAAAAACATTGGCAATTTCAGGAACGGAACACGCCTGGCAGTGTGCCAGCCATTCACCAGTCATTTTTCCACGATCACCAAGATTATTAAATCTTTCGTAATCAATGGCAGCAACAGGTTGCAGATTTAAAATAATTACGGGCACCTTTAATTTTTGTGCCACAGGAAGTACTGTTGACGACAGCGCGTAGGTTGAAACATATAGAAATACAATTTCCACATCACTTTTTTTCAGGAATTCACCTGCTTCTTTTGCTTTCTCCGGAGAATCGACAAGCCCGGCATCAATAACCTCAGCTCCAAAACTTTCTATCTTTGCAGAAATTTGTTGCTGGTAGGTTATCAACTTATCCAGTAATCCTTCAAATTGTGCCCAATAAGTGTCTAACCCTATTCCAAAAAGTCCAACTTTAATCATTCTATATTAGTTTTATCGATTTAGTAGTTTATCTCAAATACGTTCTGATGACAGTCAGAAACTGACAATCTCACAAATTACAGCCAAATTAGTAAATCTGAGCGTTTGTTTCGAATAATTAATGGGCACAACATTTGATACGACAAATTCTACAAAGTTCAAAACATAGAAGAACTTCTATCAAACAAGAATTATTAAAAATCAGATTCATCAGCAAGAAAATTATTCCGACATTTTTATGAAAAAAGAACAGCCTTTAAAGGCTGTTCTTGTATTGATCTGACCTAACTAATAACACTATCTGTCCCAACCGGGATTTTGTTCCATTTTAACATCCTTGTTTCTATCAATTGCACTTTGTGGTATTGGCCACAAATTATAATCGAAAGTAAGCGTTAATCCAACGTGAGGAAGCAAAGCGTATTCACGAATTCTATCAACTGCAACAGTACCGCCCATTCTTAATAATGTGGCCCATCTGTTTTCTTCCTCAAAAAGTTCCCGTGCCCTTTCATCAAGAATGTAGTCGATATCTACATCTGCAGCTGTTGCCAGAATATCACATTGCGCCCGTTCTCTAATCAGGTTAATGTCGTCGGCGGCTTTTTGATTTTCACCTTTTCTATGGTAAGCCTCGGCTCTGAGCAAAATGGTTTCAGGCAAACGAATGGCGTAAATATCGCGAAACATATTACTTCTGTTTTCACCCTGATCAAGTCCTTCATACTTATCGGTATTTACTTTATAGAAAATAGGAAA contains:
- a CDS encoding glycosyl hydrolase → MRKIILFFALCFFLACTKSEVNNTALKKNFKQPDAEYGINCWWWWLNGNVTKGAITKDLEAMKSKNFQGAMIFDAGGHNQRSNKDIPAGPLFGSEEWNKLFVFALDEAERLGLSIGFNIQSGWNLGGQSVTPEFAAKQLTYSEVKVSGNENIEQKLEQPKTQKDFYKDIVVLAFPIKEENKTAEVISNLDLKLGYHELGGSAPDTRFLLTNQSSFGRHLTQESTHVVKRDEIVNLTVNMDQQGNLSWKVPAGEWCIMRIGYTCTDAEVSTSSGDWQGNVLDYMSTKAFDFYWNDVVEPIFSAAGHHVGETLKYMETDSWECGGMNWTDNFIDDFKTYRGYELLNYLPVLGGYVIEDVNTSNAFLADFRKTIGDLVAYNHYARFAEYAHKYNMGVQPESAGPHAGPMDGIKNYGFSDIVMSEFWAPSPHRPKPENRFFLKQASSAAHIYGKKIVGAESFTTIGPHWNDELWHDQKSSFDHEICAGLNRVYLHTFTCSPQEMGLPGQEYFAGTHINPQVTWWDYSDAFFDYMSRVQSVIQNGDFVADVLYYYGDHVPNVFPFKYSDPAGCMPGFDYDVTDETIFLQLKTENGKIKVPGGVEYRVLVLPDHKVLSLAVLEKVQDLVENGATVIGPKPEKMISLQGGQEAQNKFTEIADKLWGETISDQGEKKYGQGTIAWGTGARNYLMSKDIAPDFDVLENSTVSDFDYIHYTIGANDVYFVSNQTDKKQKVNCNFRISGKQPELWDALSGEVRNAEAFSQNSGTTTVPLTLEPYQAIMVVFNQPISKNKQGTENSNFADYKVLQTLSGDWTVNFDPKLGAPASVNFPQLNDWTKSEDPGIKYYSGTAIYNKIFVFDAEPQNNQSYFLELGSVKDVGIAEVSFNGEYKGIVWTAPFRVNITEELKKGENTLKIKVVNSWYNQVAGDELFPDKKQYTQTNIVLSHDFQGRPISDIPLEASGLLGPVVIKRAISEL
- a CDS encoding L-fucose/L-arabinose isomerase family protein: MIKVGLFGIGLDTYWAQFEGLLDKLITYQQQISAKIESFGAEVIDAGLVDSPEKAKEAGEFLKKSDVEIVFLYVSTYALSSTVLPVAQKLKVPVIILNLQPVAAIDYERFNNLGDRGKMTGEWLAHCQACSVPEIANVFNRSDIKYEFVTGYLQDETAWTEIKEWVEAAKVVHVMRNNRLGVLGHYYGGMLDVYTDLTKQSTVFGTHIELLEMCELNKYRDEAGEDAIQTKIEEFYYSFDVQDTCPVDEIERAARTSVALDKLVDKHRLGAMAYYYEGEAGNDYENIVTSVIAGNTLLTGKNIPVAGECEVKNAQAMKILDTLGAGGSFSEFYAMDFNDDIVMLGHDGPAHIAIAEGRVQLVPLPVYHGKPGKGLSIQMTVKHGDVTLLSVVEGKDGVFLLVAEGESVPGPTLQIGNTNSRYRFSIGAKEFINQWSKQGPAHHCAIGVGHKASVLKKIAEMFDIECVQIC